AGGTAGCATATTCACATTGAATGAGTATCAGTTTAGTCAAAGAGCAGTGAGCGTACAGCACTCAGTTGGTTATGAGCCTGAGGTGTTGGGAGTTCTTGGCAACCAGGGTGGGCCAGCTTCAGCACAGCTAATGATGGTTCAATGGGAAAGATGCACATTGAAAGCAGGCTAAAGGCCATTACACTCtagctttctttttctctctctcgcgctcgctctctcgctctctctttcctctctctctccttcctctcgtaCATATGGTGTTTTTATCCACTCATCTGGATGCTTACCAGCCACGATCCATCAGATTCCCACGCTTCACTTGACAGATGGCTGGGTGAccatcacacacactcacaccgtgTATAGGGAATTGATTCACAGCAAATGGAAAAACTCTACAAAATAGATTGTAATTTGGCAAAGGCACTACAGTGTGTATTTTctgatcaaacacacacacttgcattctCACTCGCGGCTCACCAACACACACAGTATTACGTCAGAGATGCTCTGTCATACCACCCCACCCCCTCGTGCATGCTCtctgtcttacacacacacacacacacagtgctgtcTGAAGAGGCCAGCTGTTAAAactagggatgcaccgatatgacatttttcgCCGATATCTGATTTTTTTCCTTACCAAAAAATCCCGATACAGATGTTTAAAATtgtagcggccttttaagcattctagtacagtttaATAgttgaaagacacacacacagaccaaaaagttattttgttggcatttacgtatgtccccattaccagtgaAACACAGGTTTTGATTAtctctttcacttacttgctgtgctgtttcgttgttcagtcgtttcattctcaaccaggatttcatcatacatgtcaagcagtgaagtttcagctctgtctgtccgtggcctcttctGTCGTGGGTCCTCTTCCTCGGTGcgtactgtcactgtgtccgtttccatcttgtccagatgtgtctgtaacatttcacgtaaaccctgttacttgtctgcatcgaagtagcggtccttgtacctacCATCGAGCATGGTGGAGATACCGTAAAGAGGCTCAGAACGCCACCGAAttgcttgttcacagcctctagTAGAGTACTTTCGCAAGTTTTAGGGGGGGTAGCGTTTCGATGCCGTGAGAGGGTATCACATCTGCTGCAGAtgcagttgatgagcttatttctcgagtcaaTTGTTCGAATGGAGCTTGGAGTGTGTGCATGTTCTCAAAtaccattgaaatggcagcagcggtattaAAActagcacattcttgagcatgcaatacgggctttcctcagtacgaaatcctcgccgacccactgtgctgtcagactcagcatgctcatggggctgacattgctggtccaaatgtcagttgtGACGCCCATAAcaagtagctcatggatgtgcgtttcaacactactgtgtaactccagtagggcaacatctgaaaaatagcgcctacttggtagtgtgtaccggggctcgaggtgctcgaccagttggcgaaagccaacatcatccacgaaagagaacggttgattgtcaagtgcaggggttcttaaactttttcagcctgagacccaaatgagaaattctgtgttttTCTGGGACCCAAGCTTAGGAAAATATGCACCTATACATAAATATCGGTACATTTTTGCCAATCTTTTTTTcaaaattattataattttttttagatttaaattattatttttttaattgttttaatttaaataaaataaaaatgtacacctttatttaactaggcaagtcagttaagaacacattcttattttcaatgacggcctaggaacggtgggttaactgccttgttcaggggcagaacgacagatttttaccatgtcagctcagggattcaatcttgcaaccttacggttaactagtccaacgctctaaccacctgcctcacgaggagcccgcctgttacgcgaatgcagtaagaagccaaggtaagttgctagctagcattaaacgtatcttataaaaaacaatcaatcgtaatcactagttataactatacatggttgatgatattactagtttatctagcgtgtcctgcgttgcatataatcgatgcagtgcgcatttgcgaaaaaggactgtcgttgctccaacgtgtacctaaccataaacatcaatgcctttcttaaaatcaatacacagaagtatatacttttaaacctgcatatttagctaaaagaaatccaggttagcaggcaatattaaccaggtgaaattgtgtcacttctcttgcgttcattgcacgcagagtccgGGTATATGctacagtttgggccgcctggctcattgcgaactaatttgccagaattttatgtaattatgacataacattgaaggttgtgcaatgtaacaggaatactTAGACTtggggatgccacccgttagataaaatacggaacggttccgtatttcactgaaagaataaacgttttgtttttgagatgatagtttccagattcaaccatattaatgacctaaggctcgtatttctgttattatgttataattaagtctatgatttgatagagcagtctgactgagcgatggtaggcaccagcaggctcgtaaggaTTCATTCAAACATCACTTTCGTGCGTTtttccagcagctcttcgcaatgcttcaagcattgcgctgtttatgacttcaagcctatcaactcctcctatttagcggggtgcgcgctctGAGACCTGgggtagttgttccccttgctctgcatgggtaacgctgcttcgagggtggctgttgtcgatgtgttcctggttcgagcccaggtagcggcgaggagagggatggaagctatactgttacactggcaatactaaagtgcctatgaacatccaatagtcaaaggtatatgaaatacaaatcgtatagagagaaatagtcctataataactgcaacctaaaacttcttacctgggaatattgaagactcatgttaaaaggaaccaccagctttcatatgttctcatgttctgagcaaggaacttaaacgttagctttcttacatggcacatattgcacttttacattcttctccaacactttgtttttgcatgatttagaccaaattgaacatgtttcattatttatttgaggctaaattgattttattgatgtattatattaagttaaaataggtgttcattcagtattgttgtaattgtcattattacaaataaattaaacggcatcggctttttttggtcctccaataagcggtatcggcgttgaaaaatcataatcggtcgacctctaatttcattgcccttatgcctaaaacaaatgcaatatagacaaaaacaTAACAATCAAATTAAATCTCCATATAAATATGTATTCATGTTTATTTTCCCCCATTTTAAAAACACTCTTAcatatctgtctaggttggaactgttgctgttaaaatacaatatttttttattctgaactgaataaactgattgatcacatctGTAGACCAGAAAATAAacacacagtcctaatgagaggtgtgtgtgtgtgtgtggctggttgaagttttcaacaagcatgtctattctgggctcagtttgacagtgcaACAGTGAGGTCATACTCGGCAATGTGACCGTTTCTGTACTTGTTCTTTAAGTATGTCAGAGTTGAGAACAATGACTCGCATAGGTATGTGGTAccaaactggatcagaacatctactgctttctcagtcaggcagggggccgcttcctgctgtagatgagcaacccagaactgtgtgagtgtttgcctcaaaaagcatcttgcatcaatcagtttattccagttaagAATAACAattattattgtattttaacagcaacagttccaacctagactagttttcaacaatcatttctacagtaaaatgtacagtaggcctgaattTTTCATCTTcagctgtactgttacttagggttgcactaagtaagtagctagcttgctttggcgaatgttagctattagctgtgtacaaggccaggggattgtttgaaagagaaactcacataTACTACTATTAGAGTTAGTTAGTACTCCCTTATTACGGCTTatcatcacctgttataaaatgacaacaatgctAGCTGACTTACTTTTCCACTGTCGAAGTACTGTTTCCTCActcattctgctctgttctgaaagaacttcttgtggatgtttggtcaggacgtgtcgTTTGATTAATTTGTTCATTATGCGAGTCTCATTAATAAGCACTTCTATACACATTGTGGGCGCTCCTCGTTATAAGTGTGtataaaagagagagaaactaaTCGCTGTATATGCGTTTCAAGAcaattgagctcagtcagaacttgtggctAGCATGAGTACATTTGATGCTAGCGGTGAGTGATGGCGAGTGGGAATGACAAGTCAGTGGCTGACAGCACATCTGCTGCCTGAACGACAGTGCTACATCGTGTGTGTTGTGGGGTAATCTTCAAGAAGACGGCATAAAAAAGATCCGGTAAACCGCGAAGCACACGGGCATCTCCCTCAAACTCGCGCAGCTGGCAAACTGAGCAGAGGCCACTGCTTAAGCAGAaagcgcactgaacagagagccCAGATGCACAtggccaaatcaattccagtaattaatGAAACAATCAAAGATGTAGACTGACACGTCGCAACCCACCATTAACAGGTCCGCGACCCACGTTGGGTCGCTACCCATACTTTTAAGAAAGGCgggtcaagggcaatgaattccattatcttgtcATTTGAGTTGCCAcgctgaaattttcttactctttcaaatgactgctcgacttgaacttgtttagttgttggaagtgtgcacttaATTTGTTTCTGCTTTTGTTCTAAGCAGTCGCTGAACGTCTGGGGGTGATGCATTTTCAAATGAGTAATTAGGTTTGTGGTATGAGATATGTGGTATAAGATTTCTCTCTCCCCTCGGGAAATAATAGCAGCACAAACGTTGCATATGTTATCTGGTTTAGAAACTTCAAAatagatccacacagcagacattgtgggctaggttatgaatgctgtgtagcgctgtatttttcATCTATCTAcgtttatataggtatgcacgtcagctttgacatcggttttgcaggccgatgttggcatttttagctaatatcggccaattttttttattttagtttttttcccgATATACTTACCgctatatcgtgcatccctagttaaAACCGCTGGGCTTTGCCAGGACGGCCCCCATGCTAACATGCCTAGTGCTGGATGGGGAActtacttttttatatatatatatatatacacacacacacacacacacacacacacacacacacacacacacacacacacacacacacacacacacacaacctcagtaCAGGGCAGACCGGACGGGTTTGGAGGTGGCGCACTTGACAACCTCACAACGACTTGTGGGCAATGGGTTCAGAACAACAACGACAAAACCTTATACATAACATAATAATTATACCACCACGCAAAAGGGCACTTGGCGAGTGGGAGTTCAAAGGGGCATATGCTGGACACAGGTTGACTCCTATCTGTGCACGTGCCTGAGCGTAATAGATGCAGTAGTATACACAAGCCCCCTAATATCATTCCAGCTcatcatcaacaaaacaaacatcAACCCTGACCTGAACCTGGATTAAAGCAGTTGGCACGTACTCCAGTATATGAGTCTAATGTATGTGAATTAAATGAGTGGAGGTTTTTAATGCTGCTATAATGCTAGATGGTTTTATGATTTAGTTACTGGCATTGGTGCAAGAGGGGCCAGTTTTGACTTTGCTTACTGTTTCACATTGTGCCACTAGGATCTGCCTTCATCTACACTCATGTCAGATCAGGTCCTGTCATACATGTATCTGCATGTAGACAACTGGGTACAAATGTGACTGTGGATGTGTAGGTTTTGGATTCACCTTACCCCAAAGTGTCAGCCTAATTGAGGTGGGTGGTGCGATGATATGATCATGTTGTGTCTTCTCTGCATTACGCCATACATGACTACAgcacattctgaaagtattcagaccccatagAGTTCttcgacattttgttacgttacagccttgattgatgaagaaaaacatttatttaatctacacacaataccctataatgacaaagcgaaaacagaaataccttatttgcataagtattcagaccctttgctatgagactcaatggAACTCCggtgcatcccgtttccattgatcatccttgatatgtttctacatcttgattggagtacacctgtggtaaattcaattgattggatatgatttggaaaggcacacacctgtctatataaggtcccacagttgaccgtgcatgtcagagccaaaccaaagcatgaggtcgaaggaattgtttgttgagctccaagacaggattgtgtcaaggcacagatctggggaagggtaccaaaaaatggctgccgcattgaaggtccccaagaacacagtggcctccatcattcttaaatggaagaagtttggaatcacctagactcttcctagagctggctgcctggccaaattgagcaattgggggagaagggccttggtcagggaggtgaccaagaatccgatggtccctctgacagagctccagagttcctctgtggagatggttgtccttctggaaggttctcccatctctgcagcactctaacaatcaggcctttatggtagaggggccagacaaaagccactcttcagtaaaaagcacatgaccgCAAGCTTGGACtctgaccatgaaaaacaagattctctggtctgaaaccaagattaaactctttggttTGAATGCctagtgtcacgtctggaggaaaccttgcaccatccctacggtgaagcatggtggtgacagcatcctgctgtggggatgatttgcagcggaagggactgggagactagtcaggatcaagtgaaagatgaacggagcaaagtacagagatccttgatggaaacctgctccagagcgctcaagatctcagactgggacgaaggttcaccttccaacaggacgtcaacgcaggattggctttgggacaagtctcaatgtccttgagtggcccagccagagctcaaacatctctggagaaacctgtaaatagctgtgcagtgacgctcccaacctgacagagcttgagaggatctacagagaagaataggagaaagtccccaaatacaggtgtgccaagcttgtagtgtcatacccaagaagactcgaggctgtaatcgctgccaaaggtgcttcaacaacgtactgagtaaagggtctgaatacttatgtaaattagatattgaagaaaaaaataactttttactttgtcattttggggtattgtgtgtagatttgaggaAAAACATGAATTTAATATTGGATCTACTGATTTTGCCGGGTTCTTCTCCTTTGCAtttctccttttctccctactctactctcctcaaTCCACTTCTTTCTCACACCCCTTTCTCACACCCTTTCTATCTTCCCTTCCACTCATCTTCCCCCAGCTCTTCTCCATCGTGATCTTTGGCTGTATAGCCAACGAGGGCTATGTGAACCGGCCTGACGAGATTGAGGAGTTCTGCATCTTCAACAGGAACCAGAATGCCTGTAACTACGCCGTGGGGATGGGCACCCTAGCTTTCCTAAGTTGTGCTGCCTTCCTGGCCCTGGATGTCTACTTCCCCCAGATCAGCAGCGTCAAGGACCGCAAGAAGGCTGTGCTTGCTGACATCGGAGTGTCTGGTAAGATCTGGGGTGTAGTTTCCCCTAGGCACCGATCTATGAACAGCTTCTCCTCCCccaagcctaaccttaaccattactaTGGTAAATGCAAAACTGAACACAGATCAGTATCTAGGGACAACTTCACCCCACACAGGAAGGATGTTGGTAGTGTGGGTCTACACTATCTTTGACTGGGGGATGGTGGAGGTTATTGTGTGTTCGTTAACAGCAAAGACGGGTTGTTTTAGTTGAAGTTGGTCATGATAagagtttggtgtgtgtgtttggaggcaCGTTGTTTTTCTGGGGGCTCTGTGGAGATTCAGTTCAGGGGTGGGGAGGGGGATGTGGCCTTTGTCTTTAGCCTTTCTAAACTCTTAGGAAACACTGATCAATACATGGACATTGATAAAGGTCTTGTTTCTTCAATAGCCATTAGGTGTGCTGGGCCCTGGATGTATAATCCCTCCTTTCCTTGATGCAATCACTCCGACGTGACTGGATTGGCGTAGAAGCAAGCTCTTCACTGCATTGCTCTCACAAATGTATATTATATCAGGTTGGTGATTACTTCAAGGAAAGGATTAAGGAAGGATGCATATTAATAGTATTGGAACAGAGCCCTGGAATTTGAATCACCGCTCTAGGGCATTGGCAGACTTGAGGACTGTAGGTGCCATTTTGAATGTGCACAGGTGCCCCCCTCTGGTTAGTTGTGGTGTGACTGATATACCCTAACATACTCGTTATGAACTTAGAGGCTCGGTTTTGATTACTGTGAGGCTtgtaaaatggttgaaaaatatgttgtgtATCAGTAGTTGATCTAATGTTTCATTTTGTCGCATGACCAGTCTGTTATTGGCATGACATTTGTAATCTGGTATTACTGAGTATGTTACATTTTAAGAGCAGATtttttttctttagttttaccACCCATAGTATTAATGGTTTCTGTTTTGTAATTCtcccttttttttttctctttctctctctctctctctctctctccccccatccttcCTGTAGCATTCTGGTCATTTGTCTGGTTTGTGGGGTTCTGTTTCCTGGCCAACCAGTGGCAGGTTGCCAAGGAGGAGGACAACCCTTTGAGGGAGGGCGCGGACGCAGCCCGAGCCGCCATTACCTTCGCCTTCTTCTCCATCTTCACCTGGGTACGTACAGTACAACAGCCCACCATTTCATTAACCTTCCTGTCTGACGTAATGGCCATTTGTGCGTCTACAATATAGAAAAGATGATGTATATTACAcaaaatgtattcatatcacaTTTTTCCATCAGTTCCCCTTCAAATAAATTGGTTACATAACAACTCTGCCTTCTTCATCAGGCTCTAATTCTGCTCTGTCTGAAGCTTGGTCCTAACATTCTGCCCCTCTTTGTCAGTCTTAACTTACCTCTGTTTAACACTGCTTTTCTTCATCTTTAGAAGTGTCTACTGTCTTCTGTTTTTCTGCAGTTTTGTAACCTGGATCTAAACGTTCTCTCCTTATTTTATCTTCTCCTTTGGGTCTGTTTCGATTCCTCTTTTTCTCCATTTTAATCTTTGTCTATGCTATATTGTTGTCTACAATAACGCCTAATCTCTGTTTTAGCTAGATCTGGACAAAGTTTCTCCCTCTTTGCCAATTGAATCTTTGCTTCTGTCTTTTTAGAAAAAGCTTAATGTTTTTGTTATAAAATGTTACTTTATGGAAGGATTGTATCTGGTGAATATTGGGGTCATCCTCACCACCCTTTCTACCATAACTGTCCACTGACCCAGTCCCTGacatacctgtctgtctctctctagggtGCTCTGACACTGCTGTCGCTGGAGAGGATAAAGAGAGTGTCGTTCGAAGAAGAGTACAACAAGCTGTTCATTCCACAGCCCACACCACCACTAGCCTAATGATAGATATCCTGACCCTCATCCTTAACATTATTTCCCCTCACACCAACTTCCCTTCCAGGCTGTCTGAATGATGTCCTCCTTAGATGGCCAAACACAGTACCTTGTATTTGTTTACTATGATTGGCTAGTGTTTACAGCTAGGATATGCTTGCTGGATTCAGATTGCACTTCCAAAGTGGCTTGATATTAAACCATTGCCGGAAATGAGTGTCTTTGTGGTGTTAAAACAGTGGTACTGTTGGCATATCAGGTTCTCATTGCCTGGCATAGTAATCCACCATTTTATCTATGTTTACCTTTGCTGGTTGTCTCAATTTATTTTTATGGAAAGTATTATTTTGTtaagaactttttggtaaaatcATTTGATTTCATGGTACCATTCAAATTAGATTGAACATTTTCTGTTGTAGCCACTTTGCATGTTTGGGGTCAATTCAGGAAATTATTAGAAAGTGACAAATACTTAGAGTTCATACCAGTTTGACCCCAGACCTTGTTAGATTGTTTCTTAGATATGTAGTAATTGTATTGTTAATTTTTCACATTGTATTTCAATGCCAAAACTGCAAATCTGTGAAGGAAAAGCCTAGCTATGAACTCTGTTCACCTCCTCTCCCTAATCTAGCCTTATGCTCCCCCATACACACATGCCACAGCTGTAGCTAACTACTACAGCTTAATGACGTGCCATTAGTGTTACCTGGTCTAGCTGGCTGCAACCACTGTGACTCTTCGTCTGTTATTTTGTATTATGAGTTAGGATTCAaatcagattttttaaattttgttTGGGTATTTTTGCTTTGTATATGACACTGGGATAATTTGTGAATGTTTGTGTTGAAAAGAGAAAACAAAGACGGTGCCTGATCAGGTGAAAGGTTACACACTTCATTCCAAGACCACTGACTGTAATCTGTTTTGACACTCCCCACTTAAAGCCGACTAACGGAATAATCCTCCCGCTCTAACAttttctctcttccttccttccttccttccttccttccttccttccttcctccatttctttttctctctcgttaTCCCACCATTCTTATCATCTAACTACCATTCATCCTCCTAATCTTACTTCATACCTTTTTAATCAATGGCATGCTACCTGACATACCCCTCTCCCCAACTATCATTGGTTGAGTCTATCATGTCATCTCATTCTGCCCATCTGTCATATTCAAATCCCACCCACACAACCCCATGTCTCCACCTTTCCTGTTTATCCCACCTACCCACATATTGTTTTGCTTTTGCTTTCATGTTGTTTCCCATCCCCTTTCCAATCGCTCGCTGCCCCCTATGGTCTGTGCTCCCTC
The sequence above is a segment of the Salvelinus alpinus chromosome 1, SLU_Salpinus.1, whole genome shotgun sequence genome. Coding sequences within it:
- the LOC139580800 gene encoding synaptogyrin-1-like isoform X1, whose translation is MEGVMQGMQAYGAGKAGGAFEPLTFFQQPQTILRLVCWLFSIVIFGCIANEGYVNRPDEIEEFCIFNRNQNACNYAVGMGTLAFLSCAAFLALDVYFPQISSVKDRKKAVLADIGVSAFWSFVWFVGFCFLANQWQVAKEEDNPLREGADAARAAITFAFFSIFTWAVQAFLGFQKYKLGADSALFSQEYVDPTADPNAAAPMGTDYTGYTADTDPAASTELAFDGSTGYQGQEY
- the LOC139580800 gene encoding synaptogyrin-1-like isoform X2 — its product is MEGVMQGMQAYGAGKAGGAFEPLTFFQQPQTILRLVCWLFSIVIFGCIANEGYVNRPDEIEEFCIFNRNQNACNYAVGMGTLAFLSCAAFLALDVYFPQISSVKDRKKAVLADIGVSAFWSFVWFVGFCFLANQWQVAKEEDNPLREGADAARAAITFAFFSIFTWGALTLLSLERIKRVSFEEEYNKLFIPQPTPPLA